One stretch of Clostridium sp. Marseille-P299 DNA includes these proteins:
- the dcuC gene encoding C4-dicarboxylate transporter DcuC: MVEIIISIAAIILLTVLIVKKYNTTIALLLCGIILLAAAVILGHPVLDSDSTTGFALLDIFKNIETAFLSQLGNIGLTLMTLMGYSTYMTYIGANDKTVQIMLKPIGKIKSKYVLVPIIFLLGNLLSLVVPSASSLGVLLMATLFPILTRVGMSPLTAAGIIATTATIVPTPLGADNVIAAETFGMTILDYVGKHAAISIPSLLLMTIAHYFWQKYCDKKDEAKGTTFKTELKGLREDLPPTFYGLLPVLPLILVIVINLGFPSLNVGLVTITFISLIVTIICEALRKRQIPKVTQDVQEFFKGMGTGLASVVSIMVAATVFVNGLKALGVVDMLMESANGLEGAGVIMMLAFSGITFVIGLISGNGLSVFYATVGLIPSVAAAAGVSPAMIALPMQMIANLVRSISPVAAVIVIVASSTGATPIQLVKRTSVPIIVGTISCLVLSFVLLF; encoded by the coding sequence ATGGTCGAGATTATTATTTCAATTGCAGCAATAATATTGCTTACAGTGTTAATTGTAAAGAAATATAATACTACAATTGCATTACTTTTATGTGGAATTATTTTATTAGCTGCAGCTGTCATTTTAGGACATCCAGTTTTGGATAGTGATTCTACAACTGGTTTTGCGCTGCTTGATATTTTCAAAAATATTGAGACAGCATTTTTAAGTCAATTAGGTAACATAGGTTTAACACTTATGACTTTAATGGGTTATTCAACCTACATGACTTATATTGGTGCTAATGATAAAACTGTTCAGATTATGTTAAAACCGATCGGTAAGATCAAATCAAAATATGTCTTAGTGCCAATTATATTTTTACTAGGAAACTTATTGTCATTAGTTGTACCAAGTGCTTCTAGCTTAGGCGTATTATTAATGGCAACACTCTTCCCAATTTTAACAAGAGTCGGAATGAGCCCTTTAACAGCAGCAGGTATTATTGCTACTACAGCAACGATCGTGCCTACACCCCTTGGAGCTGACAATGTAATCGCAGCTGAAACTTTTGGGATGACAATACTTGATTATGTTGGAAAGCATGCGGCTATTTCCATTCCTTCATTACTTCTTATGACTATTGCACATTATTTTTGGCAAAAATATTGTGATAAAAAGGATGAAGCAAAAGGTACTACATTTAAAACTGAGTTAAAAGGTCTACGTGAAGATCTACCTCCAACCTTTTATGGATTATTACCAGTATTACCTTTGATTTTAGTAATTGTTATAAATTTAGGATTTCCTTCATTAAATGTTGGCCTAGTAACTATTACTTTTATCAGTTTAATTGTAACAATTATATGTGAAGCTTTAAGAAAAAGACAAATCCCTAAGGTTACTCAAGATGTGCAAGAGTTTTTCAAAGGTATGGGAACTGGTTTAGCATCTGTAGTATCCATAATGGTTGCAGCAACTGTATTCGTTAATGGATTAAAAGCTCTAGGTGTTGTTGATATGCTTATGGAATCAGCAAATGGATTAGAAGGTGCTGGCGTTATTATGATGTTAGCGTTTAGTGGAATTACATTTGTGATTGGATTAATTAGTGGTAATGGATTATCTGTATTTTATGCAACGGTTGGATTAATTCCAAGTGTTGCTGCGGCAGCAGGTGTATCACCAGCGATGATCGCTCTACCAATGCAGATGATTGCTAACTTGGTGCGTTCGATATCACCAGTGGCAGCTGTTATCGTTATTGTAGCATCATCAACTGGAGCAACTCCAATTCAGTTAGTTAAGAGAACAAGCGTGCCAATTATTGTTGGAACGATAAGCTGCTTAGTTTTATCATTTGTGTTATTATTCTAA
- a CDS encoding GNAT family N-acetyltransferase has translation MKLEVVDNALTPEIYIDVRKQVNFKEYGYEDVKISLENSLYTVVIFDDGKPVGISRIVGDGRIVFFIKDVVVIPEYQKRKIGSMLMNRLEEYISKTACDGAYIGLMSTPGLAGFYKKFGFIERPTKDLGPGMVKYHSV, from the coding sequence ATGAAATTAGAAGTTGTTGATAATGCATTAACTCCAGAAATATATATCGATGTCAGAAAGCAGGTAAATTTTAAGGAATATGGTTATGAAGACGTAAAAATTTCCCTTGAGAATTCTCTTTATACAGTGGTGATTTTTGATGATGGAAAGCCCGTAGGGATTTCAAGAATCGTCGGAGATGGAAGAATTGTTTTTTTTATTAAGGATGTTGTAGTTATTCCTGAATATCAAAAACGTAAGATAGGTTCTATGTTGATGAATCGTTTAGAAGAATACATTTCAAAGACAGCATGCGATGGCGCATATATAGGGCTTATGTCTACTCCAGGACTGGCTGGATTTTATAAAAAGTTTGGCTTTATTGAAAGACCGACTAAGGACTTAGGACCGGGAATGGTTAAATATCATAGTGTATGA
- the rbsK gene encoding ribokinase, with amino-acid sequence MKKLIVLGSLNMDLSIQSDYMPKSGETINGYGFFMNSGGKGGNQAVAAAKLGVEVKMIAKVGNDIFGKQLVEDLKNYGVDVSNVEISDDVSSGVAMITRCNNDNRIILSNGANHALDFDSIKDKLQKIGNPGDVFLTQLENDFEVVKKSLKYAKELGLYTILNPAPARVLEDDLYQYLDLIIVNQSECELLTGIYPDNEGTYQEVLDVFQAKGVKAIVTLGTDGSITNYNGKLQHIDSRKVKAVDTTAAGDSYIGALCRYIVYDKDFIEGLRFASDVAALTVTKEGAQVAIPYLNEVEEYFKENK; translated from the coding sequence ATGAAAAAACTAATAGTACTAGGCAGCCTAAATATGGACCTTTCAATTCAAAGTGATTATATGCCAAAGAGCGGTGAAACTATTAATGGATATGGTTTCTTTATGAATTCAGGTGGTAAGGGCGGTAACCAAGCAGTAGCTGCGGCTAAACTTGGTGTAGAAGTTAAAATGATTGCTAAAGTTGGAAATGACATCTTTGGTAAGCAATTAGTAGAGGATTTAAAAAACTATGGTGTAGATGTTTCTAATGTAGAGATTTCTGATGACGTTTCATCGGGAGTTGCTATGATTACGAGGTGTAACAATGATAACAGAATTATACTAAGTAATGGTGCAAATCATGCATTGGATTTTGATTCTATAAAAGATAAATTACAAAAGATTGGGAATCCAGGGGATGTTTTCTTAACACAGCTAGAAAATGATTTTGAAGTTGTTAAGAAATCTTTAAAGTATGCAAAAGAACTTGGACTTTATACGATTTTAAACCCTGCTCCTGCAAGAGTATTAGAAGATGATTTATATCAATATTTAGATTTAATTATTGTAAATCAAAGCGAATGTGAGTTATTAACTGGTATTTACCCTGATAATGAAGGCACCTATCAAGAGGTACTGGATGTATTTCAGGCTAAGGGTGTAAAGGCGATTGTTACACTTGGTACAGATGGAAGTATTACAAATTACAATGGTAAACTTCAGCATATAGATTCAAGAAAAGTAAAAGCCGTGGATACAACAGCAGCAGGAGATTCCTATATTGGAGCTTTATGTCGCTATATCGTTTACGATAAAGATTTTATAGAAGGTTTAAGATTTGCTTCCGATGTAGCAGCTCTAACAGTTACTAAAGAGGGTGCACAGGTTGCGATACCTTACTTAAATGAAGTAGAGGAATATTTTAAAGAGAATAAGTAA
- the rihC gene encoding ribonucleoside hydrolase RihC — MNKRPIIIDTDPGIDDALAIAIALYSEELDVKLITTVAGNVGLDKTTYNALRLLKFFEKENIPVAVGAEGPLIRPYEDASSVHGKSGMEGYDFEDPTQTPIKEHAINAMRKVIMESEEPITIVAIGPLTNVALLLKVYPEVKENIKEVVMMGGSASRGNKGVMSEYNVGVDPEAAHILFHSRLEITMVGLDVGMKALVLPEDSEEIKTMNKTGEMAYCLFKKYRGGSFNTGLKMYDSTAIAYLLAPEIYEVVDTYIDVELAGSMTAGCTVVDLRGYLKQPNNAKICLDIDPDKFRQWFKESIRKCN, encoded by the coding sequence ATGAATAAAAGACCAATTATTATAGATACAGATCCAGGCATTGATGATGCCTTAGCAATTGCGATTGCATTATATTCAGAGGAATTAGATGTAAAGTTAATTACCACTGTAGCAGGTAATGTTGGATTAGATAAAACCACATACAATGCATTGCGTTTATTAAAATTCTTTGAAAAAGAGAATATCCCAGTTGCAGTAGGAGCAGAGGGGCCACTCATCAGACCTTATGAAGACGCTAGCTCAGTTCATGGTAAGAGTGGTATGGAAGGTTATGATTTTGAAGATCCAACTCAAACGCCAATAAAAGAGCACGCAATAAATGCCATGAGAAAGGTTATCATGGAAAGCGAAGAGCCAATAACAATCGTTGCTATTGGGCCATTAACAAACGTAGCACTTTTATTAAAGGTATATCCAGAAGTAAAAGAAAACATCAAAGAAGTTGTTATGATGGGTGGAAGTGCAAGCCGTGGAAATAAGGGTGTTATGTCAGAATATAATGTAGGTGTTGACCCAGAAGCTGCACATATCCTATTCCATAGCAGACTTGAAATTACCATGGTAGGCTTAGATGTTGGTATGAAGGCATTGGTATTGCCAGAGGATAGTGAAGAAATTAAAACTATGAATAAAACAGGAGAAATGGCATACTGCTTATTCAAAAAATATCGTGGTGGTAGTTTTAACACAGGGTTAAAAATGTATGATAGTACTGCTATCGCTTACCTACTTGCTCCTGAAATTTATGAAGTAGTAGATACCTACATTGATGTTGAACTTGCAGGTTCAATGACTGCAGGATGTACCGTAGTTGACTTAAGAGGTTATCTAAAACAACCAAACAATGCTAAGATTTGTCTTGATATTGATCCGGATAAATTCCGTCAATGGTTTAAAGAATCAATTCGTAAGTGCAATTAG